The genome window GCCAAGGGGTCGTGCAGGGCCGAGCTGCGCCGGCCGTAGACGTCGACGTAGAAGTCGAAGTAGTGGTCCAGCATGCCGCCCACGGCCACCGCGAGCGGGTCGCCGGAAGCGACCAGCGCGTCCCTGTGCTCCTCCTCGAAGGTGTGCTCCATCGTCGCGTCGAGCGGGACGAGCACGACCGGCCATCCGGCGGCGAGGTGGAGGGCGGCGGCCTCCGGGTCGTTGTGGATGTTGGCCTCGGCGACGGGCGTGATGTTGCCCGGCGCCAGGGCAGCCCCGCCCATCGTCGTGACGGCCGCGATGCGCTCGGGCAGCGAGGGGTCCCGCTGGAGGGCGATCGCGAGGTTGGTGAGCGGCCCGACCGTCAGCACCTCCAGCTCTCCCGCGAACTCGTGGGAGAGGCGGAGGAGCAGGTCCGCGGCGTCCCCGGCGACCGGCCGGACGTCGGTCGGCGGGAGTTCCACGCCGCCCAGGCCGTTGTCGCCGTGCACGTGCGGGGCCCCGCCGTGGAACGGGTGCGCGAGGTGGTCGTGCGCGCCGACGGCGACCCGGATGTCCGTGCGCCCGGCGAGCGCGAGCAGCCCGATCGTGTTCTCGGCGGCCGTGGCCGAGCTGACGTTGCCGCTGACCGTGCCGATGCCGACCAGCTCGACCTCCGGGGAGGACAGCAGGTAGGCGAGGGCGACCGAGTCGTCGATCCCGGTGTCGCAGTCGAAGTAGAGGGGGCGGGGCATGGTGGTTCCTTTCCTGGGGTGCGCGTCAGGGCGGCGCGGCGGGAGGGGCGCGGTACGATGTTCCACCTCGTCGACCCCATCCTCGCCCAAGGACTCCCATGCCCCTCGACATCGACCTCATCGTGGTCGGCAGCGTCAACGCCGACCTGACCGCCGTCACCGAGCGGCTCCCGGGCCCCGGCGAGACCGTCGGCGGCGGCCGGCTCCGCCGCGACCCGGGCGGCAAGGGCGCCAACCAGGCGGCGGCCGCCGCACGGCTCGGCGCTCGCGTGCGCATGGTCGGAGCAGTGGGCGACGACGCCGACGGCGAGCGGATGCGCGCGGCGCTGACCGAGGCGGGCGTCGACGTCGCGGCCGTCCGGACGGTGGCCGAGCCGACCGGGACGGCGCTCATCGTGGTGGACGCCGACGGCGAGAACCAGATCGCCGTGTGCGAGGGCGCCAACGCGCTCGTCGGCGTGGAGGGCGTCGAGTTCGGTCCCGGCGACGCCGTCCTCGCCCAGCTGGAGATCCCGATGCCGGTGATCGTCGCCCTGGCGGAGCGGGTGCAGGGCTACTTCGCGCTCAACGCGGCCCCGGCGATCCCGCTGCCGGACGCCGTGCTGCGACGTGCGGACCTCGTCATCGTGAACGAGAGCGAGTACGCGCTGCTGCCGCAGCTCGCGGAGGGGCGCCTGGTCGCGGTGACCTACGGCTCGCAGGGCGCCGCCCTGCTCGCCCGCGGCGAGCGGGTGGCGTACGCCCCGGCGGTGAGGACGCGGGTGGTCAACTCGGTCGGGGCGGGCGACGCGTTCTGCGCCGCGCTCGTCCTCGCGCTGCGCTCCGGCCAGGCTCCCGAGCAGGCGCTCGCGACCGCGTGCGCGGTCGGAGCCGCCGCGGTGGCGGATCCGAGCTCGCAGCCGGCGTTCGGCGAACTGGCCGCCTACTCCGGCTGAGCGCTCACTCGACCGGTGCGTCCTCCCGCGCGGACTCCCGCGAACGGGTCCGCCTGCGGCGCAGCGCGCTGATCACGATGGGCAGGACGGACACCGCCACGACGACGATCATCAGCACGTCGATGTTGTTCGCGACGAGCGGGATGCCGCCGAGCAGCACACCGAGGACCACCATGACGATGGTCCAGCTGACGCCGCCGAGCGCGTTCCAGAGCAGGAAGCGCGGGTACCGCATGGCCGCGATGCCGGCGGCCAGCGGGACGTAGGTGCGCACGAACGGCACGAAGCGGCCGAGCACCAGGGAGACGCCGCCGTAGCGGGCGAAGAACGCGTCCGCCGCCTCCAGCCGCTCCGTCTTGAGGATGCGGGCGTCCGGTTTGAAGAGGTGCCGGCCGAACCGCTTCCCGAGCCAGTAGCCGACCTGGTCCCCCGCGAAGGCCGCGACCGCCGCGACGACGGCGACCTGCCAGGGCTGGATGCCGAGGTGCGGTGCGAGGATGGCCGCGGTGATGAGCAGCGAGTCGCCGGGGAGGAACGGGAACAGGACCCCGGACTCGATGAACACCACGACTGCGATGCCGACGAGCACCCACGGCCCGAACGCGTGCAGCCAGGCCGAGGCGTCGAGCAGCGGGATGGATGCGTGGAATGCCATGGGACCCAGTGTCCCCGGCACGACGCAAGGTCCCTCTAAGAAAGCCGGCCGCTGGAAAGCCCGTCCGCGGATCCCCCCTGCCCGCGACGGGGCGCCGTCGGTACGCTGACACCGTCACGAAGATCAACGGTCGCCGGTTGGAGGTCCTCGTCGTGAGTGCCGTGGACGCATCCGTCGAGGCCGAGGACGTCGCGACACCGGCCGTCCCGTGGTTCGAGCGGCGACGGAACGTGGTGTCCGCGTTCGTCGGCCTGCACGTGGTCTTCCTGATCGCCCTCGGGCCGGCCATCGTCACCGGCGACGCCCTCGGCGACCTGCCGCTCTATCGCACCTGGGTCCTGGACGCCTTCCAGTTCGGGCAGTGGCCCGGCATCACCGTGCCGTGGGTGTACCCGGTCGGGGCCCTGGCGCCGCTGCTGGCCGCCAGCGTGGCCGGGCTCGGCGCATTCCAGCTGGTCTGGTTCCTGCTCATCACGCTGCTCAACGGCACGTCGATCCACTTCCTGATCCGCGGGGGCTCGACGGCGGGGTACCGGGCCGCGTGGTGGTGGCTGGTGTTCCTGCTGGTGATGAGCCCGGTCGCGCTCCTGCGCCTGGAGGGTTTCACCGCTCCCCTCGTCGTCATCGCGCTCACCACGCTGACGCGGCGGCCGGCCGTCGCGGCGGCCCTGCTGACCGCGGCGGCGTGGATCAAGGTCTGGCCGGCGGCCGTGCTGCTGGCGGCGGGCATCGCCTATCGTCGGCGCCGCCCGCTGATCCTCGCAGCGCTCGGGGTGAGCGTGCTGGTCGTCGGAACGGTCGCCGCTCTCGGCGGCCTGCGGTTCCTCACCGGGTTCCTGACCACGCAGGCCGACCGCGGGCTCCAGCTGGAGGCGCCGATCAGCACGCCGTGGCTCTGGCTGGCCGATGTCCGCGCCCCCAACACCTACGTGTGGCAGAACAACCTCCTGAGCACCGAGGAGGTCAGCGGGCCCGGCGACGACGTCGCCGCGACCGTCATGGGCTACGCGCTGCCGCTGGCCCTGCTGGTCGTCGCCATCCTGCTGTTCCGCGCGGTCCGGGCGCGCGGGCCCGAGCCGATCCTGGTGGTCGTCGGCTCGCTCGCGCTGGTGACGACCCTCGTGGTGTTCAACAAGGTCGGCTCGCCGCAGTACGTGCTCTGGATCGGCCCCGTCGTCGCCGTCCTTGTCTGGGCGGACCCGCAGGTGTGGCGGGTGCCGGCGATGCTGACGCTGACGATCGCCACACTGACCACGCTCATCTTCCCCATCCTCTACATCCCGCTCACCGACGGGGACCCGGTCGCCGCCGCCGTCCTCACCGCCCGCAACGCGCTGTTCCTGGTCCTGCTCGGCTGGTCGATCCGGCGACTGCTCGCACTCACCCGCTCCCCCGGGCTCGCGGCACACACGGACGCCGCCGAGCCCGTCGAACCAGCCGAGGCCAGACTCCTCGGCTGAGCCGCTCCTCGGCTGAGCCCCTCCTTCACACGGAGCCCTACTTCACGTACGTCGCCAGCGCCGTCTGGACGTCGTCGCTGACCGCGTCCGTGCCGCCGACGAGGGCGATGTGCGTGGGCCCGATCCGCGTCAGCTGGCCGCCGACGGAGGAGGGGACGCCTCCGGACGTCGTCAGCAGCAGCGGAGCGCTCCCGAAGCCCGCGGCCGCCGCGGCCGAGAGCGCGTCGGGGAACGCCAGCCCGGACGCCGTGTACGCGACCCCGCCGGTGGGGAACGCGGCGGCCACGGCCGCGCTGGTCCCGAACCGGTCGCCGCCGGCGATCCGGGTCACCGAGCCGGACGTGTAGGACTTCAGCGCCGTCAGCACGCCGTCCGAGATCGCGTCGGTCCCGCCGACGACCACGATGGACGCGGGCGTCAGCCGCGCCAGCTCCGTCCCGATGGCGGCGGGCACCGTCCCGGAGGTCACCAGGAGCAGCGGCGCCCCGGCGGTCCGCGCCGCCAGCGGCCCGGCGGAGAGCGCGTCGGGGAACGACTGGCCCGAGACGACGTAGGCCACCGGCGGCGACGTGCTCGACGTCGCCTGCGACACGACGGCGCTGGTCCCGAACCGGTCGGCGCCGCTGAGGCGGGTCACCGTCCCGCTCGTGTAGCCGCCCAGCTGGGCGAGGACCGCGTCCGACACAGCGTTCGTGCCGCCGAGCACCACGATCTTCTGCGGACTCAGCCGGGTCAGCTCGGTCTGGATGGCCGGCGGGATCGCGCCGGGCTGCACCAGCAGCACCGGTCCGCCGGCCCGCGCCGCGGCGGCCGCCCCGGAGAGGGCGTCCGGGAAGTCCAGCCCGGAGGCCACGTAGGCGACGGGCACGTTCGGGCCGAACGCGGAGGCGCTCACCGCCGCGCTCGTGCCGAAGCGGTCGGCGCCCGCGATCCGGCCCACCTTCTGCGCGCTCGCCGGCACGGAGTAGGCGCGCAGCGCGCCGCTGCCGTCGGAGAAGTAGAGGCGGCCGTTCACCACGATCGGGCTCTGCCAGTGCAGCCCGGAGGCGCCGGCGCTGGCGCTCCACAGCTGGGTCCCGCTCGTCGGGTCGAGCGCCCGGATGCCGCTCGTGGACTGGTAGAACAGCACACCGCCCGCGATGATCGGCGTCGTCCCGGCGGCGCTCTGGGTCCACGCCGTCGTCAGGGCGGGCGCCCCGCCGGCGCCGGTGGTGAGCTTCAGCCCGGAGATCCCGTTGCCGTTGGCGATGAACACCCAGGAGGTGCCGGAGCCGTCGACCCAGTTCGCCGGCTGGGTCAGCACCTCGCCGCCCTGCGGCACCGCGATCGACTGCAGCTGGCCGCCCTGATGACCGGGACCGCCCTGCCCGCTGAGGTTCGCGGTGTTCAGCAGCCGGATCATCGAGTCCTTGCCGCTCTGCACGGCGAGGTGCGCGACGGACGACCCGGCGGGCGGGGTGACGACCTGCGGCGCGGTGCTGCCGATGTCCAGGTCCTGCTGGTTCAGCTGCGACTGGTTCGTCGGGGTCCAGCTGTCGACCGGCCCGCCGCCCGTTCCGGTGCCGTCCGGGTTCAGCGCGAGCACGCTGTCACCCCAGTTGCGCGAGCCGTCGAAGCTCCCGTTCCCGGTGGAGAACAGGACGTGGTTCGTGCCGGGATCCCAGACCACGCTCGGCCGCGCCCACACGGCGGACTGGACGCTGCCGCAGGCGGTCGGCGGAGCCGGCGCGAAGTGCACGGTGAGCTGGCTGCAGAGCGTGTTGAACACGTGCTGCGCCCCGCTGGCCAGGTCGATGGTCGTGACGTGGCCCTGGTAGTCGCCGTTGTCGCCCGGGTAGCCGCCGTTCGCCGCGTACAGGTAGGTGTGGCCGCCCGTGGTCACGATGGTGAGCGCGGGAGACATCTTCTCGTCCGACGGCTTGAGCGTCGTGACCTCCGGCCAGGAGGAGTCCACCGTCTCCGCGCCGGTCCCCGTCGCGTACTTGTGCACCTTGCCGTCGAGCCCGTAGCTGTACACGAACGCGCCGCTCGGGTCGATAGCCGGCGAGGAGGTCGTGTAGCACGGCGTCGAGCCGCCGTTGATGCGGCAGGATCCCGGACCGTACTGGTGCGACCAGACGGTCGCGCCGGTGACCGCGTCGAGGGCGACGATCCAGCCGGCCTTGGTGGTCGTGAACAGGAGGTCGCGGGTGCCGCCCGCGGTGACCACGGCGGGCTGCTCGACGGGAGGACTGTCGGCCGCGCCGGGCAGCGAGACCGTGAACAGCGGTGCGAGCGCCCCGACCGTGGAGGGCCCGATCTCCGTCTCCGCACTGTTCACCCCGAAGTGCGACGGCCCGTTCCCGAACTGGCTCCACGCCTGTTCGGCCGCTGACGCGGGAGCGACCGTCCCGGGAGGCCCGGCCAGCGCGGCCGAGGTGAGCGCCGCCACGGCCACGGCCGAGACGAGGACGATGCGGGATGCTCTCATTAGTTCCTCCTGCGGTAGTGTCCACCGGAAGGGGTCGCGGCGATAGTCCCCGCGTGGACGGATCGCGTGCGGGTGCGGCGTGCGCGACGGCCGCCGCCGTCACCCGGAGCGCTCGTGGCAGGATGCCGATGTGGTCTCATCACAGAGTCTGAGCCTCGCCGACCGGCGCATCGTAGCCGCGTGGGCCGCCGACTGCGCCGCCCGGGTGCTGCCCCTGTTCGAAGCGGAGGCGCCGGACGACTCGACGCCGCGGGAGGCGATCGCCCGCGCCGAGGGGTTCGCCCGCGGAGAGCGCCCGGCCGCGGAGGAGATCCGGATCCGGTTCGTCGCGGGGCGCGCCGCGGCCGCGGTCAGCTCGCCCGCCGCCGTCGCTGCCGCCCGGTCGGCGGCGCAGGCCGCCGCGGTCGCGCATATGGGCGCCCACGCGCTCGGCGCCGCCGCCTATGCGGTGAAGGCGGTGACGCTGGCACCGGACGCCGGTCCCGACGCGGCCGAGGACGAGATCCGCTGGCAGCTCGCCCACCTGGACGACGGGACGCGTGCGGCGCTCGCCCGGTTGCCGCTTCTCGGCGAGGATCCCGCCGGGCCATTGGGGACGGGCCTGCTCACGACGGGGGTCCTCGGGTCGACGATCCGGACCATCCAGGCGCGGGTGTCGGACGGCTGACGGCATTACGCGTCGTCGGTGGCGCTTCGACCGCCGGCAGCGCTGCGTTCCGCCTCGACCGCGCGGTGGATGTTGCCGTGGATGTGGTCGGCCCCGATGAGTGCGATCACGCCGTCCTTGTCGAGGACGGCCCGCGGACCTGGCTTGAGGCGGGTGAAGCGGAGGTGGACGCCGGCGTCCCGGGTCAGGGTCACCACATCCGCCAGGGTGGCCGCGCCCTGGGCGTCGACGAAGTTCACGCCGCCGCAGTCGAGGACGATCCCGGTCAGGCCCGGGTTGGCCTGGATGAGGTCGCGCAGGTGGTCCTCCAGAGCGTCCGCGGTGGCGAAGAACAGGCCGCCGTCGAACCGGACCACGGCCACGTCGGGCAGGAGCTCGTCGTCCGGGTGGCTGTCGACCTCGCGGAACACCTGCGTGCCCCGCTCACGCGCGAGGGCCGGCATCTCCGGGTGGGTCGCCACGGAAACCAGCCACGCCAGGGAGAGCCCGATCCCGATGATGACGCCGGCGAGGACGCCGAAGACCAGGGTCGCGAGGAGTGCGACGATCGCGATCCAGAAGTCGACCTTCTTCACCCGGAACAGCCGCCGCATTTCCGGGACGTCCATCATGCCGCTGACCACGGCCTCGATGATGAGCGCCCCGAGGACCGCCTTGGGCAGGATCGAGAACAGCGGCGCGAGGATCAGGAGGGTCAGCAGCACCGTGACGCCCGAGGTGAGCGAGGCCAGCCCGGTCCTGGCGCCGGAGCGGTCGTTGAGCGAGCTCGCCGACAGGCTCGTGGAGACCGGCATCCCCTGGAACAGACCCGCGCCGATGTTCGCGGCGGACTGGGCGACCGACTCCTGGTTGATGTCGATCCGGTAGCGGTGCCTGGCCGCGAACGTGCGCGCGTCGCCCGCGGTCTGGGAGAAGCCGATCATCACCAGCGCCACGGCGGCCAGTGCGACGGTGCCCGCGTGATCCCACAGCAGTGGCCCGTTCGGGAGCCGCGGCAGCGGCAGGCCCCGCGGCACCTCCCCCACCACGGCGACGCCCTTGGCCTGCAGGCCGAGCAGCGCCGAGGCCAGCAGTCCGCCCACGACGAGCACCAGCGCGCCAGGCACGCGCGGCGCGATCGCCCGGAGCCCGAAAACGACGACCAGCGAGACGGCCCCGACGAGCACGGTCGTCCGGTGCGCGTCGTTCAGCGTCCCGAACCACGACCACAGCTCCTGGATCGGGTTGGCGCCGCTGGTCTCGGTCCCGGTGAGCTTGGGCAGCTCCCCGATCACGACATCGATCGCGGCGCCGAAGAGGAACCCGGTGACCACGGCCCGCGAGAGGAACTGCGCGATCCAGCCCATCCGGAAGACGGCGAGCAGCAGGAACAGGATCCCGGAGGCGAGCGTGATGCCCGCGACGAACGAGGCGACGTCCTGCTCGCCGGTGATGCCGGCCGCCAGCACGGCGCTGGCCGCGACCGCCGCGAGGCCGGAGCTGGGGCCCATGGAGATCTGCCGGCTCGTGCCGAAGATCGCGTAGAGGATCGCGCCGGCTGCGGCCGCGTAGAGGCCGTTCTGCAGCGGGATGCCCGCGATCCCGGCGTACCCCAGGTTCTTCGGGACGATGAGGGCAGCGACGGTGACCCCGGCGATCAGGTCGCCCCGGAGCCACGCGCGCCGATAGGACCGGAGCTGGCCGAGAATCGGGACCAGGTCCGGACGTTCACCGCGCTCCCGGGGCATGCGCTCGTATTACCGCAGAGCCGAGCGGGTGGACAAGGCCTCCGACGCGTACGGGAGGACATCGTCGCCGAGGTCGGCGGGCCTACCGCCGGGACGCGCCCGCAGGTCGCCGCCGGCCCGACCGATCCCGCGCCGGCACCCGCTCAGACCCGTGCGAGGAACGGATCGATCGCCGCCCAGGTCGCTTCCGGCGCTTCCAGGTGGGGAAGGTGCCCGGCCGCGGGGATCTCCGCGAACT of Leifsonia shinshuensis contains these proteins:
- a CDS encoding nucleoside hydrolase codes for the protein MPRPLYFDCDTGIDDSVALAYLLSSPEVELVGIGTVSGNVSSATAAENTIGLLALAGRTDIRVAVGAHDHLAHPFHGGAPHVHGDNGLGGVELPPTDVRPVAGDAADLLLRLSHEFAGELEVLTVGPLTNLAIALQRDPSLPERIAAVTTMGGAALAPGNITPVAEANIHNDPEAAALHLAAGWPVVLVPLDATMEHTFEEEHRDALVASGDPLAVAVGGMLDHYFDFYVDVYGRRSSALHDPLAAAIAVGDAVATVAPAVPVVVDTTDGPGRGQTVCDLRGQRLGPVDWEGATVRVVLEVAEPLAPRLLERILARAGSAAR
- a CDS encoding ribokinase, which encodes MPLDIDLIVVGSVNADLTAVTERLPGPGETVGGGRLRRDPGGKGANQAAAAARLGARVRMVGAVGDDADGERMRAALTEAGVDVAAVRTVAEPTGTALIVVDADGENQIAVCEGANALVGVEGVEFGPGDAVLAQLEIPMPVIVALAERVQGYFALNAAPAIPLPDAVLRRADLVIVNESEYALLPQLAEGRLVAVTYGSQGAALLARGERVAYAPAVRTRVVNSVGAGDAFCAALVLALRSGQAPEQALATACAVGAAAVADPSSQPAFGELAAYSG
- a CDS encoding DedA family protein; this encodes MAFHASIPLLDASAWLHAFGPWVLVGIAVVVFIESGVLFPFLPGDSLLITAAILAPHLGIQPWQVAVVAAVAAFAGDQVGYWLGKRFGRHLFKPDARILKTERLEAADAFFARYGGVSLVLGRFVPFVRTYVPLAAGIAAMRYPRFLLWNALGGVSWTIVMVVLGVLLGGIPLVANNIDVLMIVVVAVSVLPIVISALRRRRTRSRESAREDAPVE
- a CDS encoding glycosyltransferase 87 family protein, with the protein product MSAVDASVEAEDVATPAVPWFERRRNVVSAFVGLHVVFLIALGPAIVTGDALGDLPLYRTWVLDAFQFGQWPGITVPWVYPVGALAPLLAASVAGLGAFQLVWFLLITLLNGTSIHFLIRGGSTAGYRAAWWWLVFLLVMSPVALLRLEGFTAPLVVIALTTLTRRPAVAAALLTAAAWIKVWPAAVLLAAGIAYRRRRPLILAALGVSVLVVGTVAALGGLRFLTGFLTTQADRGLQLEAPISTPWLWLADVRAPNTYVWQNNLLSTEEVSGPGDDVAATVMGYALPLALLVVAILLFRAVRARGPEPILVVVGSLALVTTLVVFNKVGSPQYVLWIGPVVAVLVWADPQVWRVPAMLTLTIATLTTLIFPILYIPLTDGDPVAAAVLTARNALFLVLLGWSIRRLLALTRSPGLAAHTDAAEPVEPAEARLLG
- a CDS encoding cell wall-binding repeat-containing protein, which translates into the protein MRASRIVLVSAVAVAALTSAALAGPPGTVAPASAAEQAWSQFGNGPSHFGVNSAETEIGPSTVGALAPLFTVSLPGAADSPPVEQPAVVTAGGTRDLLFTTTKAGWIVALDAVTGATVWSHQYGPGSCRINGGSTPCYTTSSPAIDPSGAFVYSYGLDGKVHKYATGTGAETVDSSWPEVTTLKPSDEKMSPALTIVTTGGHTYLYAANGGYPGDNGDYQGHVTTIDLASGAQHVFNTLCSQLTVHFAPAPPTACGSVQSAVWARPSVVWDPGTNHVLFSTGNGSFDGSRNWGDSVLALNPDGTGTGGGPVDSWTPTNQSQLNQQDLDIGSTAPQVVTPPAGSSVAHLAVQSGKDSMIRLLNTANLSGQGGPGHQGGQLQSIAVPQGGEVLTQPANWVDGSGTSWVFIANGNGISGLKLTTGAGGAPALTTAWTQSAAGTTPIIAGGVLFYQSTSGIRALDPTSGTQLWSASAGASGLHWQSPIVVNGRLYFSDGSGALRAYSVPASAQKVGRIAGADRFGTSAAVSASAFGPNVPVAYVASGLDFPDALSGAAAAARAGGPVLLVQPGAIPPAIQTELTRLSPQKIVVLGGTNAVSDAVLAQLGGYTSGTVTRLSGADRFGTSAVVSQATSSTSPPVAYVVSGQSFPDALSAGPLAARTAGAPLLLVTSGTVPAAIGTELARLTPASIVVVGGTDAISDGVLTALKSYTSGSVTRIAGGDRFGTSAAVAAAFPTGGVAYTASGLAFPDALSAAAAAGFGSAPLLLTTSGGVPSSVGGQLTRIGPTHIALVGGTDAVSDDVQTALATYVK
- a CDS encoding putative immunity protein, coding for MVSSQSLSLADRRIVAAWAADCAARVLPLFEAEAPDDSTPREAIARAEGFARGERPAAEEIRIRFVAGRAAAAVSSPAAVAAARSAAQAAAVAHMGAHALGAAAYAVKAVTLAPDAGPDAAEDEIRWQLAHLDDGTRAALARLPLLGEDPAGPLGTGLLTTGVLGSTIRTIQARVSDG
- a CDS encoding SulP family inorganic anion transporter yields the protein MPRERGERPDLVPILGQLRSYRRAWLRGDLIAGVTVAALIVPKNLGYAGIAGIPLQNGLYAAAAGAILYAIFGTSRQISMGPSSGLAAVAASAVLAAGITGEQDVASFVAGITLASGILFLLLAVFRMGWIAQFLSRAVVTGFLFGAAIDVVIGELPKLTGTETSGANPIQELWSWFGTLNDAHRTTVLVGAVSLVVVFGLRAIAPRVPGALVLVVGGLLASALLGLQAKGVAVVGEVPRGLPLPRLPNGPLLWDHAGTVALAAVALVMIGFSQTAGDARTFAARHRYRIDINQESVAQSAANIGAGLFQGMPVSTSLSASSLNDRSGARTGLASLTSGVTVLLTLLILAPLFSILPKAVLGALIIEAVVSGMMDVPEMRRLFRVKKVDFWIAIVALLATLVFGVLAGVIIGIGLSLAWLVSVATHPEMPALARERGTQVFREVDSHPDDELLPDVAVVRFDGGLFFATADALEDHLRDLIQANPGLTGIVLDCGGVNFVDAQGAATLADVVTLTRDAGVHLRFTRLKPGPRAVLDKDGVIALIGADHIHGNIHRAVEAERSAAGGRSATDDA